A window from Moritella yayanosii encodes these proteins:
- the hemW gene encoding radical SAM family heme chaperone HemW: MTDTMMTTTTDTVTTVDQITNMPMRLPPLSLYVHIPWCVQKCPYCDFNSHTQKGKIPEDEYIADLLADLRSELPRVFQRSLHSIFIGGGTPSLISAAGIGNILDGIEAMIPFSDNIEITMEANPGTVEADRFHGYVAAGVNRISIGVQSLQAEKLNLLGRIHDPDEAIRAANIASESALNSFNLDLMHGLPHQDLNDALYDLNKAVELAPQHLSWYQLTIEQNTQFHSKPPTLPDEDVLWDIFEQGHALLSAAGYEQYEISGYAKAGNQCQHNLNYWRFGDYIGIGCGAHGKLTEPETGQIVRRSKVKHPRGYMDADNAFLDNEHVVAQDELPFEFFMNRFRLTEATPKQDFCDFTGLPLSTVSKQIDAAIKKGLLTETATHWQVTKLGHRYLNSLFDLFI; the protein is encoded by the coding sequence ATGACAGATACCATGATGACGACGACAACTGATACAGTAACAACTGTAGATCAGATTACAAATATGCCAATGCGACTACCGCCATTGAGCTTATATGTGCATATTCCATGGTGCGTACAAAAATGTCCGTACTGTGATTTCAACTCACATACGCAGAAGGGTAAGATCCCGGAAGACGAATACATTGCCGATCTACTGGCTGACTTACGCAGTGAATTACCACGCGTATTCCAACGTTCATTGCATTCGATCTTTATTGGCGGCGGTACACCCAGTTTGATCAGCGCTGCAGGTATCGGCAACATACTTGATGGTATTGAAGCCATGATCCCATTTAGTGACAATATCGAGATCACCATGGAAGCTAACCCTGGGACTGTCGAAGCCGATCGTTTTCACGGTTATGTCGCCGCCGGTGTTAACCGCATCTCGATAGGTGTGCAAAGTTTACAAGCCGAAAAGCTTAATTTATTAGGCCGTATCCACGATCCTGATGAAGCGATCCGCGCGGCCAACATTGCCAGCGAATCCGCGTTAAACTCGTTCAATTTAGATCTGATGCATGGCCTGCCACATCAAGATCTGAACGATGCCTTATATGATTTGAATAAAGCGGTCGAATTAGCGCCTCAACATCTGTCTTGGTATCAATTAACCATTGAGCAGAACACCCAATTTCACTCTAAACCGCCCACCTTGCCGGATGAAGATGTCCTTTGGGATATTTTTGAACAAGGCCATGCACTCTTGAGTGCAGCCGGTTATGAGCAATATGAGATATCCGGTTATGCGAAAGCCGGTAACCAATGTCAGCACAATTTAAATTATTGGCGTTTTGGTGACTATATCGGGATTGGCTGTGGCGCGCACGGTAAGCTAACGGAACCAGAAACAGGTCAGATAGTCCGCCGCAGTAAAGTAAAGCACCCACGCGGTTATATGGACGCTGATAACGCCTTTTTAGACAATGAACATGTCGTAGCCCAAGATGAACTGCCATTTGAATTCTTCATGAATCGTTTTCGGTTAACCGAAGCAACCCCGAAGCAGGATTTTTGTGACTTTACCGGATTGCCGTTGTCCACGGTTAGTAAGCAGATTGACGCCGCGATAAAAAAAGGTCTACTCACTGAAACCGCAACCCATTGGCAAGTGACCAAACTGGGTCATCGTTATCTAAATAGCTTATTCGATCTGTTTATTTAG
- the yaaA gene encoding peroxide stress protein YaaA: protein MLIVVSPAKTLDFETPSVIEQYSQADLTADSAELIDVCRQLTPMDLASLMKISDKLAGLNTARFTEWSRDFTPENAKQAVFAFKGDVYTGLDAESFSADDMVFAQQHFRILSGLYGLLRPLDLIKAYRLEMGTKLANGRGTNLYQFWGDIITDKVNETLIAQGDKVLINLASNEYFKAVQKKRLKGQVITPVFKDCKAGKFKIISFYAKKARGLMARYIIANQLTEIEQLKAFDSDGYYYCEAESTDIELVFKRDEIFK from the coding sequence ATGTTAATAGTGGTATCACCGGCTAAAACCCTCGATTTTGAGACGCCGTCTGTCATCGAGCAGTATAGCCAAGCAGACTTGACGGCTGATTCGGCAGAACTGATTGACGTTTGTCGTCAATTAACGCCAATGGATTTAGCTTCGTTGATGAAAATTAGTGATAAATTAGCGGGATTAAACACCGCTCGTTTTACCGAGTGGTCGAGAGACTTTACCCCTGAGAATGCCAAACAAGCCGTGTTTGCGTTTAAAGGTGATGTTTATACGGGTTTAGATGCTGAAAGCTTTAGCGCTGACGATATGGTGTTTGCCCAGCAGCACTTCCGTATTTTATCTGGTTTATATGGTTTATTGCGACCGTTGGATCTGATTAAAGCCTACCGTTTAGAAATGGGCACTAAGCTTGCCAATGGACGTGGTACTAACTTGTATCAATTTTGGGGTGATATCATTACCGATAAAGTTAACGAAACACTTATCGCACAAGGCGATAAAGTGTTAATTAACTTAGCGTCTAATGAATACTTTAAAGCAGTGCAAAAAAAGCGCTTAAAAGGCCAAGTGATCACGCCGGTATTTAAAGACTGTAAAGCGGGTAAATTTAAGATCATTAGCTTTTATGCCAAGAAAGCACGAGGTCTCATGGCGCGGTACATTATTGCTAACCAGTTAACAGAGATCGAGCAGTTGAAGGCGTTTGATAGCGATGGTTATTACTATTGTGAAGCGGAATCAACGGACATTGAATTGGTGTTTAAGCGTGATGAAATCTTTAAATAA
- a CDS encoding YggS family pyridoxal phosphate-dependent enzyme, translated as MTSISTRLQQVLTQIENAASTSCKKSGEINLLAVSKTKPVEQVMAVYALGQRKFGENYLQEAVEKITHLQHDGNYDDIEWHFIGPIQSNKTRPIAEHFDWVQSIDRLKVAQRLNDQRPADMPKLNVCIQINISAEDSKSGANVQQARRLAEQVANLPNLVLRGIMAIPEKTADIDKLKSQFSQLESLYLSLQHQYNQIDTLSMGMTNDMELAIAQGSNMVRVGTAIFGARD; from the coding sequence ATGACTAGTATATCAACTCGATTACAACAGGTTCTGACTCAAATTGAAAACGCGGCAAGCACATCTTGTAAAAAAAGCGGTGAAATTAACCTGCTTGCAGTAAGTAAAACCAAACCCGTCGAACAAGTGATGGCAGTTTACGCACTGGGGCAACGTAAATTTGGTGAAAACTATCTGCAAGAAGCGGTAGAAAAAATTACTCATCTGCAGCACGATGGTAATTATGACGATATCGAATGGCATTTTATTGGTCCAATTCAATCGAATAAAACCCGTCCGATTGCCGAGCATTTTGATTGGGTGCAAAGTATCGACCGTTTAAAAGTGGCGCAACGACTCAATGATCAACGTCCAGCAGATATGCCTAAATTGAACGTGTGTATTCAAATTAATATCAGTGCCGAAGACAGCAAGTCTGGCGCTAACGTGCAACAAGCACGCCGGTTAGCGGAACAAGTGGCTAATTTACCTAACTTGGTGTTACGTGGGATAATGGCGATCCCAGAAAAAACAGCTGATATCGACAAGCTTAAATCACAATTTAGCCAGCTTGAATCGTTGTATTTATCACTTCAGCATCAATATAACCAAATAGACACTTTATCGATGGGCATGACCAACGATATGGAACTTGCAATTGCGCAAGGTAGCAACATGGTACGTGTTGGCACAGCCATTTTTGGCGCACGCGACTGA
- a CDS encoding inorganic phosphate transporter, whose translation MEIIQAYGPHLLFLAAIFGLYMAWGIGANDVANAMGTSVGTKSLTVKQAIFIAIIFEFAGAYLAGGEVTDTVRKGIIDLAVFKEQGRPDALAFGMIASLLAAGTWLMIASIFGWPVSTTHSIIGAIIGFAVVSVGPEAVQWDKAGGIVGSWVLTPILSGVIAYITFMSIQKLIFDTKDPLANAKRYVPFYMALTTFVIAMVTIKKGLKHVGLHLTTGEALAASAVISLLIAIVGAIYISKQNYSPSNDEDMHFSNVEKIFGILMIITACAMAFAHGSNDVANAIGPLAAVVSIVQHGGEISEKAEIAWWILPLGGFGIVVGLATMGHKVMSTIGTGITELTPSRGFAAQLATATTVVIASGSGLPISTTQTLVGAVLGVGMARGIAALNLNVVRTIVISWVVTLPAGAVLSIIFYKILEAIFVV comes from the coding sequence ATGGAAATCATTCAAGCATACGGTCCTCATCTACTGTTTCTTGCGGCTATCTTCGGTCTTTATATGGCATGGGGCATTGGTGCCAATGACGTAGCAAATGCAATGGGGACCTCTGTAGGCACCAAATCACTGACCGTAAAACAAGCGATCTTTATTGCCATCATCTTTGAATTTGCCGGCGCTTATTTAGCCGGTGGTGAAGTAACCGATACCGTTCGTAAAGGTATTATTGACCTTGCCGTATTTAAAGAACAAGGCCGCCCTGATGCATTAGCATTTGGTATGATCGCGTCGCTACTCGCAGCGGGCACCTGGTTGATGATCGCATCAATTTTTGGCTGGCCGGTATCAACGACACACTCAATTATTGGTGCCATCATCGGTTTTGCGGTTGTCAGTGTCGGTCCAGAAGCCGTACAGTGGGATAAAGCCGGTGGTATTGTGGGCAGTTGGGTGCTCACACCAATACTCTCAGGTGTCATCGCTTACATCACCTTTATGAGTATTCAAAAACTCATTTTTGATACCAAAGATCCGCTGGCTAACGCCAAACGTTACGTACCTTTCTACATGGCTCTAACGACATTTGTTATTGCCATGGTCACCATTAAAAAAGGCCTTAAACATGTCGGTTTACATTTAACTACAGGTGAAGCGTTAGCCGCATCGGCAGTGATCAGTCTACTGATTGCTATTGTGGGTGCCATTTATATCAGCAAACAGAACTACAGCCCAAGTAATGACGAAGACATGCACTTCTCTAATGTAGAGAAAATATTTGGTATCTTAATGATCATTACCGCGTGTGCAATGGCCTTTGCGCACGGCTCTAACGATGTAGCCAATGCGATTGGTCCATTAGCCGCGGTGGTCTCTATTGTTCAACACGGTGGTGAAATTTCCGAAAAAGCCGAGATAGCGTGGTGGATCTTACCACTTGGTGGTTTCGGTATCGTGGTTGGTCTAGCGACTATGGGTCATAAAGTGATGTCAACTATCGGTACCGGTATCACCGAACTAACCCCAAGCCGTGGCTTTGCTGCGCAGCTAGCAACAGCGACAACGGTTGTTATTGCCTCAGGCTCAGGTTTACCTATCTCGACCACACAAACGCTCGTTGGGGCTGTGTTAGGTGTAGGTATGGCGCGTGGTATTGCGGCACTCAATCTAAACGTCGTCAGAACGATCGTGATCTCTTGGGTCGTGACACTACCTGCTGGAGCAGTGCTGTCAATTATCTTCTACAAGATCTTAGAAGCTATCTTTGTAGTGTAA
- a CDS encoding DUF4426 domain-containing protein, whose translation MPALLKYLLLSITLLVSATANAEQMQKLGDWDVHYIAFPSTFLTSDIASDYAINRSKYLGIINISVLDSDTLKAQAVTMTITARNLLGNIRELDVREIREKNAIYYIAEVPHRNEETYRIKVTISSGNQTQELKFQQKFYVD comes from the coding sequence ATGCCAGCATTATTGAAATATTTATTACTCTCTATTACCTTACTCGTCTCAGCAACCGCCAATGCAGAACAAATGCAAAAACTGGGTGATTGGGATGTGCATTACATTGCTTTCCCAAGCACATTCTTAACCTCTGACATCGCCTCGGATTATGCTATCAACCGGAGTAAATACCTCGGTATTATCAATATTTCAGTGCTTGATAGCGATACCTTAAAAGCGCAAGCGGTTACCATGACAATAACAGCACGTAATTTACTCGGTAATATCCGCGAGTTAGACGTGCGTGAAATTCGCGAAAAAAATGCTATTTACTACATTGCAGAAGTGCCACATCGTAACGAAGAAACTTACCGTATCAAGGTAACGATAAGCAGCGGTAATCAAACCCAAGAGCTAAAATTCCAGCAGAAGTTTTATGTTGATTAG
- the proC gene encoding pyrroline-5-carboxylate reductase, which yields MITNKKIAFIGAGNMASSLITGMIADGYPAELIYAASPTRARLDVLAEKFAIHTTQDNHAAVAAADIIILAVKPQLMAAVCSHLAEQSSNYRGKLFVSVAAGVTVERLQSLLADNQPIVRSMPNTPALVQKGMTGLFPSPEVSDNDIKTIDQIMMAVGKTCWVDNEADLNTIIAATGSSPAYFFLFMEAMQDSIISMGFSKQQARELVQQAAAGSAELVIQNPHIDLATLRQNVTSKGGTTAEAIRTFEEHDLRGTVNTAMQAAVSRAEEMQKLF from the coding sequence ATGATCACGAATAAAAAAATCGCCTTTATCGGTGCAGGAAATATGGCGAGCAGCCTTATCACAGGCATGATCGCAGATGGTTATCCTGCCGAGTTAATTTATGCAGCCAGTCCAACACGAGCGCGCTTAGATGTATTAGCAGAAAAATTTGCCATTCATACCACCCAAGACAATCACGCGGCTGTGGCGGCGGCAGATATCATTATTCTGGCGGTAAAACCGCAATTGATGGCAGCGGTTTGCTCCCACCTTGCAGAACAAAGTAGCAATTACCGTGGTAAGTTATTTGTGTCGGTTGCCGCAGGCGTAACCGTTGAACGTTTACAGAGTTTACTGGCTGATAATCAACCTATCGTACGGTCGATGCCAAATACCCCAGCGTTAGTTCAAAAAGGCATGACGGGTTTATTCCCATCACCAGAAGTGTCTGATAACGATATCAAAACGATTGACCAGATCATGATGGCGGTTGGTAAAACATGCTGGGTAGATAACGAAGCTGATTTAAATACTATTATTGCCGCAACGGGCAGTTCACCGGCTTATTTCTTCCTTTTCATGGAAGCAATGCAAGACAGCATTATCAGCATGGGATTTAGCAAGCAGCAAGCAAGAGAGTTAGTCCAGCAAGCGGCGGCAGGTTCAGCCGAATTAGTGATCCAAAATCCACACATTGATTTAGCCACATTACGCCAAAATGTCACCTCAAAAGGTGGCACGACAGCAGAAGCCATCCGTACTTTTGAAGAACACGATCTACGCGGTACTGTCAATACAGCAATGCAAGCAGCGGTGTCCCGCGCTGAAGAAATGCAAAAACTATTTTAA
- a CDS encoding TIGR04211 family SH3 domain-containing protein, translated as MKIKQLIIATLLTLVSVSSFAKETRYISDDVAIYMHSGPGTQYRIIGTVKAGEAVTYLQTNAGSNFTQIITSKDKTAWIDGKSLSRQVSLKIRTPKLQAELAKTKAALAKINSKNTAAIAKLTDANRDELADKEAGIAAQANNIASLTAENSALTAEAVRLREENEQLSTRLDTKEEDEQHRFIILGALILAAGLIAGLIIPSIRFRRKKNNGWD; from the coding sequence GTGAAGATTAAACAACTCATTATAGCAACACTGCTAACACTCGTTAGTGTATCTAGCTTTGCAAAAGAAACACGTTATATCAGTGATGATGTAGCGATTTATATGCATTCAGGTCCGGGGACCCAATATCGAATTATTGGTACGGTCAAAGCCGGTGAAGCGGTCACCTATTTACAAACGAATGCTGGCTCTAACTTTACGCAGATCATCACTAGCAAAGACAAAACCGCGTGGATTGACGGTAAATCACTGTCTCGACAAGTGAGTTTGAAAATACGGACACCTAAGCTACAAGCTGAACTGGCAAAAACCAAAGCAGCATTAGCGAAAATAAACAGTAAAAACACCGCGGCTATCGCCAAGTTAACGGATGCTAACCGTGATGAACTAGCAGACAAAGAAGCGGGCATCGCTGCGCAAGCGAATAATATTGCTTCTTTAACGGCAGAAAACAGCGCATTAACTGCAGAAGCAGTGCGTTTACGTGAAGAAAATGAGCAATTATCTACCCGCCTAGATACCAAAGAAGAAGATGAACAACATCGCTTCATTATCCTCGGTGCACTCATTCTTGCTGCTGGTTTAATTGCTGGATTAATCATTCCATCAATTCGCTTCCGTCGCAAGAAAAATAACGGCTGGGACTAA
- a CDS encoding type IV pilus twitching motility protein PilT, translated as MDVTELLTFSVKHNASDLHLSSGVPPMIRVDGDVRKINLPAFDAKQVHALIYDIMDDKQRKDYEENLEVDFSFEINNVARFRVNAFNQHRGPAATFRTIPSDIKTLAELSVPDILYDLVELPRGLVLVTGPTGSGKSTTLAAMIDHINEHQHKHILTIEDPIEFVHKNKKSLINQREVYRDTKSFNAALRSALREDPDIILIGEMRDLETIRLALTAAETGHLVFGTLHTTSAAKTIDRIVDVFPGQEKAMVRSMLSESLRAVISQTLLKRTGGGRVAAHEIMLGTPAIRNLIREDKVAQMYSVIQTGMMHGMQTLDQSLRELVNMGIVTSEEARIRAVDQQKF; from the coding sequence ATGGATGTTACAGAGTTACTTACATTTAGTGTAAAGCATAACGCATCAGATCTACACCTTTCTTCGGGTGTACCTCCAATGATCCGTGTGGATGGTGATGTACGTAAAATAAACTTACCAGCTTTTGACGCTAAACAAGTGCATGCGCTGATTTATGACATTATGGATGATAAACAACGTAAAGACTACGAAGAAAATTTGGAAGTCGATTTTTCTTTTGAAATTAATAATGTTGCCCGTTTTCGTGTTAATGCGTTTAATCAACACCGTGGTCCAGCAGCAACTTTTCGTACTATTCCCAGTGACATAAAAACTCTGGCCGAGTTAAGCGTGCCAGATATTTTGTATGATCTTGTCGAGCTACCGCGTGGTTTAGTATTGGTGACTGGGCCAACTGGCTCGGGTAAATCTACCACACTGGCTGCGATGATAGATCATATTAATGAGCACCAGCATAAGCACATATTGACCATCGAAGATCCGATTGAATTTGTCCATAAAAATAAAAAAAGCTTAATTAATCAGCGTGAAGTATATCGCGATACTAAAAGTTTTAATGCCGCATTACGGTCGGCGTTACGTGAAGATCCCGACATCATTTTAATAGGTGAAATGCGCGATTTAGAAACTATTCGTCTGGCATTAACCGCCGCTGAAACGGGACACTTGGTATTTGGTACCTTGCATACCACCTCTGCAGCGAAAACCATTGATCGTATTGTTGATGTATTTCCAGGACAAGAAAAAGCCATGGTGCGTTCTATGCTGTCGGAATCATTGCGCGCGGTCATTTCGCAAACCCTATTAAAACGTACCGGTGGTGGTCGAGTGGCAGCCCATGAGATCATGCTGGGCACTCCCGCTATCCGTAATTTGATCCGTGAAGATAAAGTCGCGCAAATGTATTCGGTGATCCAAACGGGTATGATGCACGGTATGCAAACCTTAGACCAATCGTTACGAGAATTGGTTAATATGGGTATTGTCACCAGCGAAGAAGCGCGCATTAGAGCCGTTGATCAACAAAAATTTTAA
- a CDS encoding YggL 50S ribosome-binding family protein, translated as MAKNRNRRLRKKLHVDEFKELGFDLSWDFAEGTTDAQIDAILDGFIAEVIDPNKLAFAADGNLQWDGMVCTETHGKCTEEQREQVKIWLEAKGVQNLIVSPLFDLWYGEEGE; from the coding sequence ATGGCTAAAAATCGTAATCGTCGTCTACGTAAAAAACTCCATGTTGATGAATTTAAAGAATTGGGTTTTGATCTTTCTTGGGACTTCGCTGAAGGGACAACTGACGCGCAAATTGACGCTATCTTAGATGGTTTCATTGCTGAAGTTATCGATCCGAACAAACTGGCTTTTGCTGCTGACGGTAACTTGCAATGGGATGGTATGGTTTGTACTGAGACCCACGGTAAATGTACAGAGGAACAACGTGAACAAGTGAAAATTTGGTTAGAAGCAAAAGGTGTTCAAAACCTAATTGTTAGTCCATTATTTGATTTGTGGTACGGTGAAGAAGGCGAATAA
- a CDS encoding PilT/PilU family type 4a pilus ATPase: protein MGMLPQLFSAMKKLAGSDMYISAGIAPTVKVHGSLRAISEHKLTAEQSLALVKEAMSEDEYASFCRTKESNFGIFMPDIGRFRVSAFWQLEKAGMVIRRIETEIPTMDELHLPPILKHTALEKRGLILVVGATGSGKSTTQAAMVGYRNQNSSGHILTIEDPIEFVHEHGSCIVTQREVGIDTESFENALKSSLRQAPDVILIGEIRSQETMEFALAFAETGHLCMATLHATNANQAIDRILHLVPKEKHAQLLYDLSLNLKAIVAQQLIPVQGGTSRRGAFEILLNTPLISELIRNNELHKIKDVMTKSVELGMQTFDQALLALYNSSMISYTEALHHADSANDLRLMIKLNQGQGSSDGMLDGVTIEAL from the coding sequence ATGGGGATGCTACCGCAACTCTTTAGTGCCATGAAAAAGCTTGCCGGTTCTGATATGTATATCTCTGCGGGGATTGCGCCGACAGTTAAAGTTCACGGGTCATTACGTGCAATCTCGGAACATAAATTAACCGCAGAGCAATCGTTAGCCTTAGTCAAAGAAGCCATGTCTGAGGATGAGTATGCTTCTTTTTGTCGTACCAAAGAATCTAATTTTGGTATTTTTATGCCAGATATTGGTCGTTTCCGTGTCAGTGCATTTTGGCAATTAGAAAAAGCTGGTATGGTTATTCGTCGTATTGAAACCGAAATCCCGACCATGGATGAATTACACCTGCCACCAATATTAAAACACACGGCACTCGAGAAGCGTGGTTTAATATTGGTGGTCGGCGCGACGGGTTCGGGCAAATCCACCACCCAAGCAGCGATGGTGGGTTATCGTAATCAAAACTCATCGGGGCATATCTTAACCATTGAAGATCCGATTGAGTTTGTGCATGAACATGGCAGTTGTATTGTCACCCAGCGTGAAGTGGGGATTGATACCGAGTCGTTTGAAAATGCGTTAAAGAGTTCCTTGCGCCAAGCGCCTGATGTCATTCTTATTGGAGAGATCCGCTCGCAAGAAACCATGGAATTTGCCTTGGCGTTTGCGGAAACTGGTCACTTATGTATGGCGACGTTACATGCCACCAATGCTAATCAAGCCATTGATCGTATTTTGCACTTAGTACCAAAAGAAAAACATGCGCAATTGTTATATGATTTGTCGCTGAATTTAAAAGCCATTGTTGCGCAGCAATTAATTCCCGTGCAGGGAGGGACCAGTCGACGAGGAGCATTCGAGATCTTATTGAATACGCCATTGATCAGTGAGTTGATCCGTAACAATGAGCTGCATAAAATTAAAGATGTAATGACGAAATCGGTAGAATTGGGTATGCAAACCTTTGACCAAGCGTTATTAGCGCTTTATAACAGTAGTATGATCAGTTATACCGAAGCCCTGCATCATGCTGATTCAGCCAATGATTTACGCTTAATGATTAAGTTAAATCAAGGTCAAGGGAGCAGTGATGGGATGTTGGATGGAGTCACGATTGAAGCCTTGTAA
- a CDS encoding YggT family protein, with protein MNAANFLVSILFETYILIILLRIWLQLARADFYNPMSQFIVKATQPVVRPLRRVIPSLGGLDLASVVFAYAVACVMIYTLFGLQTGAVAPIQDVVILAAIKLVKQCFSLVFYVLILRAILSWVSQGNSPVEHVLSQLSEPILTPIRRIIPAIGGLDLSMLVAILGLQFLQMLIGDLTGLPF; from the coding sequence ATGAACGCGGCTAACTTTTTGGTCAGTATCTTATTTGAAACATACATCCTCATCATACTACTACGCATATGGTTACAACTGGCCCGTGCTGATTTTTATAATCCAATGAGCCAATTTATTGTCAAAGCAACCCAACCCGTTGTCAGACCATTACGTCGCGTGATCCCAAGCCTAGGCGGCCTAGACCTCGCTTCTGTGGTATTTGCTTATGCAGTAGCCTGCGTGATGATTTATACCTTATTCGGTCTGCAAACGGGTGCGGTCGCACCTATCCAAGATGTAGTAATCTTAGCTGCTATCAAACTGGTTAAACAATGCTTTAGCTTAGTTTTCTACGTTTTGATCTTACGTGCAATTTTAAGCTGGGTTAGTCAAGGCAATAGCCCAGTTGAACACGTATTATCACAACTGAGTGAGCCAATTTTAACGCCTATCCGTCGTATCATTCCTGCTATTGGGGGTCTTGATCTATCAATGTTAGTGGCGATTTTAGGCCTGCAATTTTTACAAATGTTAATTGGCGATCTTACCGGTCTACCGTTCTAA
- the glsB gene encoding glutaminase B — translation MLSNASLEELLVEIRPLIGEGNVASYIPALANVNPNQLGIAVCMANGDVFTAGDADTRFSIQSISKVFALTAALTRFSEDELWTRVGREPSGQAYNSLIQLEFEKGKPRNPFINAGALVVADMLQSRLSAPKQRMLELLRKLANSTDIYIDHNVADSEFEHMARNAAIAYLMKSHGNFTNSVETVLQSYFSYCAINMNCVELATAFSFLARKGIPCHRNKSLVSERCTRRLNALLATCGLYDESGDFAFRVGMPAKSGVGGGIAAVIPGELTVCVWSPELNDSGNSLAGTALLELFSERFGHSIF, via the coding sequence ATGCTATCTAACGCATCTCTAGAAGAATTGCTCGTCGAAATCCGCCCACTCATTGGCGAAGGTAATGTTGCCAGTTATATTCCAGCGTTAGCGAACGTTAATCCCAATCAATTAGGTATTGCTGTGTGCATGGCAAACGGTGATGTGTTTACGGCCGGTGATGCCGATACCCGTTTTTCAATCCAAAGTATTTCCAAAGTCTTTGCATTGACTGCGGCGTTAACCCGTTTTTCTGAAGATGAATTATGGACCAGGGTGGGACGAGAACCTTCTGGGCAAGCCTACAATTCACTTATTCAATTAGAGTTTGAAAAAGGTAAACCGCGTAATCCATTTATTAATGCGGGCGCATTGGTGGTGGCTGATATGTTGCAAAGTCGCCTTTCTGCACCGAAACAACGGATGTTGGAATTACTGCGAAAACTGGCTAACTCGACTGATATCTATATTGATCACAATGTGGCAGATTCAGAATTTGAACACATGGCGCGTAATGCGGCTATCGCTTATTTGATGAAATCACACGGTAACTTTACTAATAGCGTCGAAACGGTATTACAGAGCTATTTTAGCTATTGTGCGATTAATATGAATTGTGTGGAATTGGCGACTGCCTTCTCATTTTTAGCGAGAAAAGGGATACCTTGTCATCGCAACAAAAGCCTGGTTAGTGAACGTTGTACGCGCCGCTTAAATGCGTTGTTGGCTACGTGTGGTCTGTATGATGAATCAGGTGATTTTGCTTTCCGTGTCGGCATGCCAGCGAAAAGTGGCGTTGGCGGTGGTATTGCTGCCGTGATCCCCGGCGAATTAACGGTTTGTGTGTGGTCGCCAGAACTGAATGATTCAGGTAATTCGTTGGCGGGCACGGCATTGTTAGAGCTGTTTAGTGAACGTTTTGGCCATTCAATTTTCTAA
- a CDS encoding XTP/dITP diphosphatase, with protein MSKVVLATGNPGKVREMSALLAEFGLEVLPQSNFNIVEANETGTTFIENAIIKAKHAAALTGLPAIADDSGLAVDALQGVPGIYSARYAGVDASDRDNLLKLLDALKGVPTAQRTARFHCVLVYMTHAEDPTPLVCHGSWDGVITQQPSGEDGFGYDPIFFVESEGCTSAELTKQRKSELSHRGQALTKLLAAMHEQHTRLATK; from the coding sequence ATGTCTAAAGTTGTTCTCGCTACTGGTAATCCAGGCAAAGTTCGTGAAATGTCAGCACTGCTTGCTGAATTTGGTCTGGAAGTGCTGCCACAAAGTAACTTCAATATTGTCGAAGCGAATGAAACTGGCACCACCTTTATTGAAAATGCCATCATCAAAGCGAAACATGCAGCAGCATTAACGGGTCTGCCTGCGATTGCTGATGATTCAGGCTTAGCCGTTGATGCGCTACAAGGTGTACCCGGTATCTATTCTGCCCGTTACGCCGGTGTAGATGCCAGTGATCGTGATAACCTACTTAAGTTATTAGACGCACTTAAAGGTGTACCAACGGCGCAACGTACCGCACGTTTTCATTGTGTATTGGTCTACATGACCCATGCAGAAGATCCAACACCGTTAGTCTGTCACGGCAGCTGGGATGGCGTTATAACCCAGCAGCCAAGTGGTGAAGATGGGTTTGGTTACGATCCTATTTTCTTTGTGGAGTCGGAAGGCTGCACATCCGCAGAACTGACTAAACAACGTAAAAGTGAGTTGAGCCATCGCGGCCAAGCGTTAACCAAATTGTTAGCGGCAATGCACGAACAGCACACTCGATTAGCCACAAAATAA